From Amphritea atlantica, a single genomic window includes:
- a CDS encoding methylenetetrahydrofolate reductase, translating into MGLLSFLHKSTDASTEVQTSSLLENFLSGYSIEVMPHTADKVESFRDILPTGTRVYIAHIDGTPIEDMVRTARRLADEGFQVMPHFPARLITGHKELAEWIARYQGEAGVNQALLLGGGLNRPVGEFKDSMQMLETGLFDGFKNLHIAGHPEGNRDIDPDGSDRMVMQAMKWKKAFFERTDARVAITTQFCFESAPVIAWADRLAAEGVDLPIHIGLAGPAKLHTLIKYALSCGVGPSMRVLQRRAKDVTKLLLPYEPTELLTELAAHKERHPDFGIEQVHFFPLGGIKNNAVWVSENGGSAGRPASAD; encoded by the coding sequence ATGGGGCTGTTATCTTTTCTTCACAAATCAACTGATGCCAGCACAGAGGTTCAGACATCCAGCTTGCTGGAGAATTTTTTAAGTGGCTATTCGATTGAGGTCATGCCTCATACCGCAGACAAAGTGGAGAGTTTCCGCGATATTCTGCCGACCGGTACACGCGTCTATATTGCGCATATCGATGGTACACCCATTGAGGATATGGTCCGCACTGCACGGCGTCTGGCTGATGAGGGTTTTCAGGTCATGCCGCATTTCCCCGCTCGCTTAATTACCGGGCATAAGGAGCTCGCTGAATGGATCGCCCGCTATCAGGGCGAGGCAGGGGTAAATCAGGCGCTCCTCCTGGGCGGCGGCCTTAACCGCCCGGTTGGTGAATTTAAAGATTCTATGCAGATGCTCGAAACGGGGCTCTTCGATGGATTCAAAAATCTGCACATTGCCGGTCACCCCGAAGGCAACCGCGATATAGATCCTGATGGTTCAGATAGAATGGTGATGCAAGCCATGAAGTGGAAAAAGGCTTTTTTTGAGCGGACGGATGCGCGCGTGGCGATTACTACTCAGTTCTGCTTTGAGTCTGCTCCGGTTATTGCATGGGCTGACAGGCTGGCAGCGGAAGGGGTTGATCTGCCTATCCATATTGGGCTGGCGGGGCCGGCGAAGCTGCACACCCTGATCAAGTATGCGCTGTCATGCGGTGTAGGTCCGAGCATGCGGGTACTGCAGCGCCGGGCAAAGGATGTGACGAAGTTGCTTCTGCCCTATGAACCAACCGAATTACTGACCGAGCTTGCCGCTCATAAGGAGCGCCATCCGGATTTCGGTATTGAGCAGGTGCATTTCTTCCCGCTTGGCGGGATAAAGAACAATGCAGTCTGGGTCTCTGAAAATGGGGGCAGTGCGGGCCGGCCAGCTTCAGCAGATTAA
- the folD gene encoding bifunctional methylenetetrahydrofolate dehydrogenase/methenyltetrahydrofolate cyclohydrolase FolD has protein sequence MTAQIIDGKNFAVALREKVAEHTSYLKEKHNITPGLAVVLVGEDPASQVYVRSKGKQTIEAGMNSYEYKLSADTSETELLTLINQLNADTNVHGILVQLPLPEHLDEALVINAIDPAKDVDGFHISNAGLLATGQKAMVPCTPLGCLMMLREYCGSLSGLNAVVVGRSNIVGKPMAQLLLKESCTVTIAHSRTRNLPELVGGADIVVAAVGQPLFIKGEWIKPGATVIDVGINRIEQGDGMTRLVGDVDFETAREVAGAITPVPGGVGPMTIACLLANTVTACCRSYSLPEPQGLTV, from the coding sequence ATGACTGCACAGATCATTGATGGCAAGAATTTTGCCGTCGCATTACGTGAAAAGGTAGCCGAGCATACTTCATACCTGAAAGAAAAACATAACATTACCCCTGGTCTGGCGGTGGTGCTGGTAGGTGAGGATCCGGCATCTCAGGTCTATGTACGTTCAAAGGGAAAGCAGACTATTGAAGCCGGTATGAACTCTTATGAATACAAGCTATCAGCAGATACATCTGAAACCGAGCTGCTCACACTGATTAATCAGCTTAATGCAGACACGAATGTTCATGGCATTCTCGTTCAGCTGCCTCTGCCCGAACACCTTGATGAAGCATTAGTGATTAATGCGATCGATCCCGCCAAAGATGTGGATGGATTTCATATTTCTAATGCCGGTCTGCTAGCCACAGGGCAGAAAGCGATGGTGCCCTGTACTCCTTTGGGTTGTCTGATGATGCTTCGCGAGTATTGTGGTAGCTTGTCGGGTCTGAATGCGGTAGTGGTAGGGCGGTCGAACATCGTCGGCAAACCGATGGCGCAATTGTTATTGAAAGAGAGCTGTACAGTGACAATTGCGCATTCGCGTACGCGAAATTTGCCGGAGCTGGTGGGTGGCGCAGATATTGTTGTCGCTGCTGTAGGACAACCTCTGTTTATTAAGGGCGAATGGATCAAGCCTGGCGCGACAGTGATCGATGTGGGTATCAATCGCATTGAACAGGGCGACGGCATGACCCGGCTTGTTGGCGATGTGGATTTCGAAACAGCCAGAGAGGTCGCCGGAGCGATCACCCCTGTCCCTGGAGGTGTTGGCCCGATGACGATTGCTTGTTTACTGGCAAATACAGTGACCGCGTGTTGTCGTTCATACTCTCTTCCAGAGCCTCAGGGGCTTACGGTCTGA
- a CDS encoding BCCT family transporter has translation MNEQVRSKPLPGQYTTDYKAGQDNVQVLGMDIHNPVFTTSALAIITFIVLALMFPADAKTILEGARVWSTTTFDWLFMISGNIFVIFCISLILLPVGRIRLGGKTAKPDFSRMSWFSMLFAAGMGIGLMFWSVAEPVAYYTDWWGTPLSAAANTPEAASMAMGATMFHWGLHPWAIYGVVALALGFFTYNKGLPLTIRSAFFPLLGERTWGPIGHVIDIVAVLATIFGLATSLGLGASQASSGLNFLFGVENSISTQIAIIVVVTGIAIFSVMRGLDGGVKLLSNINMGIAAALLLFVIIAGSVTVFFGNFLGTLGSYAENILPLSNWIGREDEKFYTGWTVFYWAWWVSWSPFVGMFIARISRGRTVREFMTAVLLVPTLVSAVWMSAFGAQALDQVQGGIGQLSNGLGDVSLAMFHMLENLPLTQITSILAIVLVLVFFITSSDSGSLVIDSITAGGKVDAPTPQRIFWAVLQGLIAAVLLYGGGSEALKALQAGSIATGLPFTAILLLMCFSIYKGLKSEV, from the coding sequence ATGAATGAGCAAGTTCGAAGCAAACCTTTGCCCGGGCAATATACGACTGACTATAAAGCGGGGCAGGATAACGTTCAGGTTCTGGGGATGGATATCCATAACCCGGTGTTCACAACCAGTGCACTGGCGATTATCACCTTTATCGTACTGGCACTAATGTTTCCGGCAGATGCAAAAACAATACTGGAAGGTGCGCGGGTATGGTCTACCACAACCTTTGACTGGTTATTTATGATCAGCGGTAACATCTTTGTTATATTCTGTATCTCTCTGATTCTGTTACCTGTTGGCAGGATCAGGCTTGGCGGGAAAACAGCGAAACCTGATTTCAGCAGAATGTCATGGTTTTCAATGTTATTTGCCGCAGGTATGGGCATAGGCCTGATGTTCTGGAGTGTCGCAGAGCCGGTGGCATACTATACCGACTGGTGGGGTACGCCATTAAGTGCGGCAGCTAATACTCCGGAAGCGGCCTCCATGGCCATGGGCGCGACGATGTTTCACTGGGGATTGCATCCCTGGGCGATCTACGGCGTAGTGGCACTGGCACTGGGCTTTTTTACCTACAATAAAGGCCTGCCGCTGACTATTCGTTCGGCATTTTTCCCGCTACTGGGAGAACGTACCTGGGGGCCTATTGGCCATGTCATCGATATCGTAGCAGTCCTGGCAACGATTTTCGGTCTGGCAACGTCTCTGGGATTGGGGGCGTCTCAAGCTTCCAGCGGACTTAACTTCTTGTTCGGAGTGGAAAACTCCATCTCTACCCAGATCGCCATTATTGTAGTCGTCACTGGGATTGCGATTTTCTCGGTGATGCGTGGCCTTGACGGCGGCGTTAAGCTCCTGAGTAACATCAACATGGGGATTGCTGCGGCTCTGCTTCTGTTTGTGATTATTGCGGGTTCAGTGACCGTCTTTTTCGGAAATTTCCTGGGCACACTGGGCAGCTATGCGGAAAATATTCTTCCCCTGAGTAACTGGATAGGACGCGAGGATGAGAAGTTTTACACCGGCTGGACCGTTTTCTACTGGGCATGGTGGGTCTCCTGGTCACCGTTCGTGGGTATGTTTATTGCCCGTATCTCTAGGGGCCGGACTGTACGTGAGTTTATGACGGCTGTGCTGCTGGTTCCGACGCTGGTATCTGCTGTGTGGATGTCTGCATTCGGTGCTCAGGCGCTGGATCAGGTGCAGGGTGGTATTGGTCAGCTGAGTAACGGCCTGGGTGATGTATCACTGGCAATGTTCCACATGCTTGAGAATCTGCCACTGACACAGATCACCTCAATACTGGCTATCGTACTGGTTCTGGTGTTCTTCATCACATCGTCTGACTCCGGCTCTCTGGTCATCGACTCCATCACTGCCGGTGGTAAAGTGGATGCGCCAACCCCCCAGCGTATCTTCTGGGCTGTGCTGCAGGGACTGATCGCGGCAGTGTTGCTGTATGGTGGTGGCTCAGAGGCGCTTAAAGCCCTGCAAGCGGGATCCATTGCGACCGGTTTACCCTTTACCGCAATTCTGCTGCTGATGTGTTTCAGCATTTACAAGGGACTGAAGTCTGAAGTTTGA
- a CDS encoding glycine cleavage system protein T, with protein MATQQKEEFGFGTQIRKSPYFDATVRWGATGFSVYNHMYIPRDFGNPEQNFWNLVNDAILCDVAVERQVEITGPDAAQFAQLLTPRDLSKCAVGQCKYVLITNAEGGILNDPILLRLEENRFWISLADSDILLWAQGVAINSGLDVEIREPDVSPLQLQGPKSGEIMKALFGDGITDLKYYWLREYDLDGIPLIVSRTGWSSELGYELYLQDGSKGDELWEKIMAAGAPFGLQPGHTSSIRRIEGGMLSYHADMDINTNPYELGLDRLVELDIEADFIGKAALKRIRDEGVSRKQVGLVIDGPALTGPNTRCWMLEKEGEQVGKVTSAVFSPRLEQNIALAMVSSAFADFGTTFEVELPSGKTTATVVEMPFFDPKKTIAAI; from the coding sequence ATGGCTACACAACAAAAAGAAGAATTTGGCTTTGGAACGCAGATTCGTAAATCCCCTTACTTTGATGCAACCGTGCGCTGGGGTGCTACCGGTTTCTCGGTGTATAACCATATGTATATCCCGCGTGATTTTGGCAATCCCGAGCAGAATTTCTGGAACCTGGTCAACGATGCCATCCTGTGTGATGTTGCGGTTGAACGTCAGGTAGAAATTACCGGTCCTGATGCAGCACAGTTTGCACAACTACTGACACCCCGCGATCTGTCCAAGTGTGCGGTAGGGCAGTGCAAATATGTGCTGATTACCAATGCTGAGGGCGGAATTCTGAACGATCCGATCCTGCTGCGTCTTGAAGAAAACCGTTTCTGGATCTCGCTGGCAGACAGCGATATTTTGCTGTGGGCGCAAGGCGTCGCGATTAACTCGGGTCTGGATGTTGAAATTCGTGAACCGGATGTTTCACCGCTGCAGCTGCAGGGGCCGAAGTCCGGTGAAATCATGAAAGCGTTGTTTGGCGACGGCATCACCGATCTGAAGTATTACTGGCTACGTGAATATGATCTGGACGGTATCCCTCTGATCGTATCCCGCACCGGCTGGTCAAGCGAACTGGGCTATGAGCTGTATCTGCAGGATGGCTCGAAGGGTGATGAGCTGTGGGAAAAGATTATGGCAGCGGGTGCTCCGTTCGGTCTTCAGCCAGGTCACACATCGTCAATTCGTCGTATCGAGGGCGGTATGCTGTCCTACCATGCCGATATGGATATCAATACCAATCCGTATGAACTGGGCCTTGATCGTCTGGTAGAGCTGGATATCGAAGCCGACTTTATCGGTAAAGCTGCTCTCAAACGTATCCGTGACGAGGGTGTCTCACGCAAACAGGTTGGCCTGGTGATTGATGGTCCGGCACTGACAGGGCCTAACACCCGGTGCTGGATGCTGGAAAAAGAGGGAGAGCAGGTGGGTAAAGTGACCTCTGCGGTGTTCTCTCCACGTCTGGAACAAAACATTGCGCTGGCTATGGTCAGCTCAGCGTTTGCAGACTTTGGCACAACGTTTGAAGTTGAGCTGCCGAGCGGCAAAACGACAGCCACCGTTGTCGAAATGCCATTCTTTGATCCTAAAAAGACCATTGCGGCGATCTGA
- the purU gene encoding formyltetrahydrofolate deformylase, with protein sequence MTTNTPTYILTGSSQTKLGVLDLIISSLYRNDCYAYEMHTFDDADTDRFFFRVEFNYRGDGEFSEENLRNQLADRAEAFEVEWELRDLAVPAKVVLLVSKYDHCLQDLLHRHSTGALNIEIPAIISNHPDLKKQADWYNIPYYHLPVTAETKEQQEAQMWEIIQESGADLVVLARYMQVLSEDMCKKLHGRAINIHHSLLPGFKGAKPYHQAYEKGVKLVGATAHYVSEHLDEGPIITQGVEPVDHTYTPERLVAKGRDTERVTLAKAIKLHVEHRCFLNGNKTVVFPGH encoded by the coding sequence ATGACTACAAATACACCAACCTATATCCTTACCGGCAGTTCTCAAACCAAGCTGGGTGTGCTTGATCTGATAATCAGCAGTCTGTATCGCAATGACTGTTATGCATACGAGATGCATACTTTTGATGATGCCGATACTGACCGTTTTTTCTTCCGTGTCGAGTTCAATTACCGGGGTGACGGTGAATTTTCGGAAGAGAATCTGCGTAACCAGCTTGCCGACCGGGCTGAAGCTTTCGAAGTCGAATGGGAACTGCGTGATCTGGCGGTTCCTGCGAAGGTAGTGCTGCTGGTATCCAAGTATGATCACTGCCTGCAGGATCTGCTCCATCGTCATAGTACCGGTGCACTTAATATCGAGATTCCGGCGATCATCTCCAACCATCCTGATCTGAAAAAACAGGCTGACTGGTACAATATCCCGTACTACCACCTGCCGGTTACTGCGGAAACCAAAGAGCAGCAGGAAGCGCAGATGTGGGAGATCATTCAGGAATCCGGAGCCGATCTCGTTGTGCTGGCGCGCTATATGCAAGTACTGTCTGAAGATATGTGCAAGAAGCTGCATGGGCGGGCTATCAATATCCACCATTCGCTGCTGCCTGGCTTCAAAGGTGCCAAACCTTACCATCAGGCCTATGAGAAAGGCGTTAAACTGGTCGGGGCTACAGCACACTACGTTAGCGAACATCTGGACGAAGGACCAATCATCACTCAGGGTGTGGAACCGGTGGATCACACCTACACACCTGAGCGTCTGGTGGCAAAAGGACGTGATACCGAACGGGTCACGCTGGCAAAGGCAATTAAGCTGCATGTAGAGCATCGCTGCTTTCTGAACGGCAACAAAACAGTTGTCTTCCCGGGACATTGA
- a CDS encoding Lrp/AsnC family transcriptional regulator, producing MKKVILDAVDIRILSAVQQHGQISKSRLSELVSLSPTPCWIRLDKLKKAGLIKGYRGDIAVDKILDLTKVFVTVSLKAHNRSNFERFEKRILSVDEIVECSATGGGSDYVMKVISYTLSDFQHLMEQLLDEEIGIDRYVIYVVTREVKSTSLSLSKLMDSKRASSE from the coding sequence ATGAAAAAAGTCATATTAGATGCGGTGGATATCCGTATTCTGAGTGCCGTGCAGCAGCATGGACAGATCAGCAAATCCAGACTTTCGGAATTGGTCAGCCTTTCGCCAACGCCATGCTGGATTCGGTTGGACAAACTTAAAAAGGCGGGCCTCATAAAGGGGTATCGGGGCGATATTGCCGTTGATAAAATTCTCGACCTGACGAAGGTTTTTGTAACTGTTTCATTAAAGGCACATAACCGGTCAAATTTTGAGCGTTTTGAAAAACGTATTCTGAGTGTTGATGAAATCGTAGAATGCAGTGCGACCGGCGGTGGCTCTGACTATGTAATGAAAGTCATCAGCTATACACTGTCAGATTTTCAACATTTAATGGAACAGTTACTCGATGAAGAGATAGGAATTGACCGCTATGTGATTTACGTTGTCACGCGGGAGGTTAAATCAACGTCACTTAGTTTATCGAAACTGATGGATAGCAAAAGAGCCTCCAGTGAATAG
- the ccoG gene encoding cytochrome c oxidase accessory protein CcoG, giving the protein MQKIPVIQDSTPPFATDGKFHVRLTEGRFQNLRRLTTWPMIALFFGLAWVQVDGQPFLFFSFEQRRITLFGSALSWHDLPLLAGLMIAGATLLFFMAVAWGRVWCGFACPQSVWTWLFIRIEQLTEGRASERSKTDHLPLRGTRLLRRVVKHLLWIFLAVLTAATFTGYFVPIREIVADGYNLEMSATLIGWLTIMAALTYANAGLVREKICLHACPYSRFQSVMFDNNTLTVSYDAKRGEPRANRRNADENSGDCVDCGICVQVCPTGIDIRNGLQAACIDCAACIDACDNVMDKLDRPRGLIRFASERQLEGKQSLFLRPRLAGYAAVTLCAISAVIYGFTDTKSLLVEVRRDRTALFTQLDQKTVCNNYRIKVEVFARDQELIKVSLSGNPQFTLNGPEIIKLSDNNSAWLPYRVCGSSIEQPHARLAFVFTGNGVSATKETTFLSKLI; this is encoded by the coding sequence ATGCAAAAAATTCCTGTTATACAAGATTCAACGCCTCCCTTTGCAACCGATGGTAAGTTTCACGTTCGACTTACAGAGGGACGTTTTCAAAACCTCAGACGTCTGACCACCTGGCCAATGATCGCGCTTTTCTTCGGTCTCGCCTGGGTTCAGGTTGATGGTCAGCCGTTTCTGTTTTTCTCCTTCGAACAGCGCCGCATTACCCTCTTTGGCAGCGCACTGTCCTGGCATGATCTGCCGTTGCTGGCCGGATTGATGATTGCCGGGGCAACGCTGCTGTTTTTTATGGCGGTGGCCTGGGGACGAGTCTGGTGTGGTTTTGCCTGCCCACAGAGTGTCTGGACCTGGCTGTTTATTCGTATAGAACAGCTGACTGAAGGTCGTGCAAGTGAACGGTCTAAGACTGATCATCTGCCCCTTAGAGGCACACGACTGTTACGTCGGGTAGTCAAACATCTTCTATGGATTTTCCTGGCGGTTCTTACGGCAGCGACCTTCACCGGATATTTCGTCCCTATCCGGGAGATTGTGGCGGATGGTTACAATCTTGAAATGTCCGCAACCCTGATTGGCTGGCTGACGATTATGGCGGCGCTGACCTATGCCAATGCGGGTCTTGTGCGGGAAAAAATCTGTCTGCACGCCTGTCCCTACTCACGTTTTCAGAGTGTTATGTTTGATAATAATACGCTCACCGTCAGCTACGACGCCAAACGCGGTGAACCCCGGGCAAACCGCCGTAACGCCGATGAAAACAGCGGCGACTGTGTTGATTGCGGCATCTGTGTTCAGGTCTGCCCTACCGGTATCGATATTCGTAACGGCCTGCAGGCTGCCTGTATCGACTGCGCAGCCTGCATTGATGCCTGTGACAACGTAATGGATAAGCTTGACCGTCCACGGGGGTTGATACGTTTCGCATCCGAACGGCAACTGGAAGGCAAACAATCTCTCTTCCTGCGCCCGAGACTGGCCGGTTATGCGGCGGTAACACTCTGCGCAATCTCGGCGGTTATCTACGGCTTTACTGATACGAAAAGCTTGCTGGTTGAAGTGCGCCGTGATCGCACAGCGCTGTTTACCCAACTGGATCAAAAAACGGTCTGCAATAACTACCGTATCAAAGTAGAGGTATTTGCCCGTGATCAGGAGTTAATTAAGGTGTCCCTGTCAGGAAACCCGCAGTTTACCCTCAACGGGCCTGAAATCATTAAACTCAGCGATAACAACTCAGCCTGGTTACCCTACCGTGTTTGCGGCAGCAGTATCGAACAACCACATGCCAGACTGGCATTTGTCTTCACCGGCAACGGAGTATCTGCGACAAAAGAGACAACCTTCCTGTCGAAACTGATTTAG
- a CDS encoding PLP-dependent aminotransferase family protein yields MTAEYLYQQLESWLLKGIEEQRWLMGDRLPSIRELCKQHSLSKATVQHALQRLEAQGLLEARSKAGYFVALHAKTVKEPISRSRIEAPRPVTVSDLLLDIMRRSAAFDLLPDLHAGELPSGIVTLNRSVARALRRQRGDDYQYYDTPAGDVGLREQLALHLLRRGWQVDIDELCITSGCQHALFLALMATCEKGDVVAVESPGFYGVLQLLEQLGLQVVEVPTSISTGMDIEALEEVLKRWKVKACVVSPAFSTPGGALMPKDARQRLLALAEQHDLAIIEDDIYADTALGVVPDPLKALDEHNRVILCSSFSKSLSRDLRLGWISGARWHERIIKLKLVTQLSSSRYLQQGVAEFIADGSFGAHLRRQRHELRERRNRLIAHLRAWPGDLRISLPQGGLSVWAELPEGVDTLQAYPEALDRGVVITPGPLFSVSGQFRNCMRLSFSHPWDKRRVDALNLLSAVLVPQR; encoded by the coding sequence ATGACAGCAGAATATCTCTATCAACAGCTCGAAAGCTGGCTCTTAAAGGGGATCGAGGAGCAACGCTGGCTGATGGGGGATCGGTTGCCCTCTATCCGGGAGCTCTGCAAACAGCACTCGCTGTCAAAAGCAACCGTCCAGCATGCGCTGCAGCGGCTTGAAGCGCAGGGCTTGCTGGAAGCCCGGTCTAAAGCGGGTTACTTTGTTGCGCTACATGCCAAAACAGTTAAGGAGCCGATCAGTCGTTCACGCATCGAGGCTCCCCGGCCGGTAACAGTGAGTGACCTGTTGCTGGATATTATGCGTCGCAGTGCGGCCTTTGACCTGTTACCGGATCTGCATGCAGGGGAACTGCCTTCGGGAATTGTTACCCTGAACCGCTCAGTCGCCAGAGCGCTACGGCGTCAGCGGGGGGATGATTACCAGTATTATGATACCCCCGCCGGGGATGTGGGCTTGCGTGAACAGTTGGCCCTGCACCTGTTACGCCGGGGCTGGCAGGTTGATATTGATGAGTTGTGTATTACCTCCGGTTGCCAGCATGCCCTGTTTCTGGCGCTGATGGCGACCTGCGAAAAGGGTGATGTGGTTGCGGTGGAGTCCCCTGGTTTTTACGGTGTCTTACAGCTGCTCGAACAGTTAGGTCTTCAGGTTGTTGAGGTACCTACCTCAATCTCTACGGGGATGGATATTGAGGCGCTGGAAGAGGTGCTTAAACGCTGGAAAGTTAAAGCCTGTGTCGTATCGCCAGCCTTCTCTACCCCGGGTGGTGCGCTGATGCCGAAAGATGCCCGCCAGAGGTTATTAGCGCTGGCGGAACAGCATGATCTCGCCATTATCGAAGATGATATCTATGCCGATACCGCTTTGGGGGTGGTGCCTGATCCTTTGAAAGCGTTGGATGAACACAACCGTGTGATCCTCTGTAGCTCATTTTCAAAATCGTTATCCCGGGACTTGAGGCTGGGCTGGATCTCAGGTGCCCGATGGCATGAGCGGATTATCAAACTGAAACTGGTAACCCAGCTGAGCAGTAGTCGTTATCTGCAACAAGGGGTTGCCGAGTTTATAGCGGATGGTAGTTTTGGTGCCCATCTTCGCCGTCAGCGCCATGAGTTGCGTGAACGGCGAAACCGGCTGATTGCACACCTGCGGGCCTGGCCCGGGGATTTGAGAATAAGCCTGCCGCAGGGGGGCTTATCGGTGTGGGCTGAATTGCCTGAAGGCGTGGATACATTGCAGGCTTACCCCGAAGCGCTCGATCGTGGGGTGGTTATTACCCCCGGACCGCTATTCTCTGTATCGGGGCAGTTCCGCAACTGTATGCGCCTCAGTTTTTCCCATCCATGGGATAAGCGTCGGGTTGATGCACTTAATCTTTTGTCAGCGGTGTTGGTGCCGCAACGTTAA